Proteins found in one Neodiprion lecontei isolate iyNeoLeco1 chromosome 6, iyNeoLeco1.1, whole genome shotgun sequence genomic segment:
- the LOC107221113 gene encoding TBC domain-containing protein kinase-like protein isoform X1 codes for MCPALLEDDERCLGGTTFFARSHPVELCGSNGLPLTPNSITIYGRSQFLKTIEHSNLSTYLDIIRSKHERIVVVAEYSGEPLSNRNNLSLETVKKILYQCLLGLCHINKLGLVHRHLSPDNILITKDENVKLYNYGLYYMTDSGRNVSFPIGYPKYLAPEVFLGNNPNGVKVDSWSLGMIIAECLLKQNIWSGVKLAQCLRKVLSLINSETTIFERIARENNCLKTYEALPEVVKDFIDSCLQIYPSKRKTPEELLQHTLFEEFLKKDLVSKEQKIYNSVTARKMDELYYLWQLAGGDITMELKKQGLIRSRPPILSVPNLVVLLGQIFGRRDMAGLLDLRVVKVPLDTLRQRLCHIPFTANYPRLMNGTHIQAQDNLTRAASQLPLIIRERDTEYQFYRIVLYERLLQGYPITRDAIIREAHKDIPPLVRGRVWAALLNVSGDIERRYQMIDKETPTHTDRQIEVDIPRCHQYSELLSSGAGHQRLQRLLKAWVRDNPNYVYWQGLDSLTAPFLFLNFDNEARAFACISAFIPKYLHKFFLKDNSAVIQEYLGKFSQTIAFHDPQLANHLKSINFVPELFAIPWFLTMFSHVFPLHKILHLWDKLLLGDSSFPLLVGLAILRQLRDSLLTSGFNECILLFSDLPEIDIELCVKDSMAMYYKTPASITYRSHQLDQSKATNWIDPEPGTEKMPRISIKDFMNLLQNSKQNVIVVDLRNNIQFERGAVLGSINIPFTSVQLSHTDIMSLGPHAEPLANNRDSIVVIIGQHDQNNALFTEFLISCRVLRVCSLEGGIYALRSTAPHILVPPR; via the exons ATGTGTCCAGCTTTGCTGGAAGATGATGAGCGTTGTCTAGGTGGAACGACTTTCTTTGCTAGAAGTCATCCAGTCGAGTTGTGTGGCAGCAACGGACTGCCGCTGACTCCAAATTCTATAACAATCTATGGCAGGTCTCAATTCTTAAAGACGATAGAGCATTCAAACCTGTCGACTTATCTGGATATAATTAGGAGTAAACATG AAAGGATTGTCGTTGTGGCTGAGTATAGCGGAGAGCCTTTAAGCAACAGGAATAATTTATCTCTGGAAACTGTGAAGAAGATTTTGTACCAATGCCTCCTCGGTCTATGCCACATAAATAAATTGGGCTTGGTACATAGGCACCTGAGCCcagacaatattttaattaccaAAGATGAAAATGTCAAGCTGTATAATTATGGACTTTATTACATGACGGATAGTGGCAGAAACGTTTCTTTCCCAATTgg GTACCCAAAATATCTAGCACCAGAGGTATTTTTAGGAAATAATCCAAATGGTGTGAAGGTCGATAGTTGGTCTCTGGGGATGATAATTGCTGAATGTTTGTTAAAACAGAATATCTGGTCTGGTGTCAAGTTAGCCCAATGTTTGCGCAAAGTTTTAAGCCTTATAAATTCAGAGACAAcgatttttgaaagaattgcGAGGGAAAATAACTGCTTAAAAACCTAcgag GCGTTACCAGAGGTTGTTAAAGACTTCATTGATTCCTGCCTTCAAATTTACCCcagtaaaagaaaaactccAGAAGAATTGTTACAACATACTttattcgaagaatttttaaaaaaagatttgGTATCGAAAGAACAAAAGATCTATAATAGTGTTACTGCGAGAAAAATGGATGAACTCTATTATTTATGGCAACTTGCGGGTGGCGATATTACAATGGAATTAAAGAAACAAGGATTAATAAGATCTCGACCTCCCATTTTGTCTGTACCAAA CTTAGTGGTACTGCTGGGCCAAATATTTGGTCGCAGAGACATGGCTGGACTGCTTGACTTGAGAGTGGTTAAAGTACCTTTGGATACATTACGGCAGCGATTATGTCACATTCCATTTACAGCCAATTACCCTCGATTGATGAACGG gaCACACATCCAAGCACAGGACAATTTGACGCGTGCTGCGTCACAATTACCATTAATAATTAGAGAAAGAGACAcagaatatcaattttatagAATTGTACTCTATGAAAGATTACTGCAG GGTTATCCAATCACTAGAGATGCCATCATTAGAGAGGCTCACAAGGACATTCCACCACTGGTGCGAGGCCGAGTTTGGGCAGCACTGCTGAATGTAAGTGGGGACATAGAACGCCGATACCAAATGATTGACAAAGAAACGCCAACGCATACAGATCGACAG ATTGAAGTTGACATTCCACGATGTCATCAATACAGTGAATTATTATCCTCGGGAGCAGGCCATCAGAGACTGCAGAGATTACTAAAGGCCTGGGTTAGAGATAATCCTAACTACGTATACTGGCAGGGCCTAGATTCACTAACAGCACCATTCTTGTTCCTCAACTTTGATAATGAAG CTCGAGCATTTGCTTGCATATCAGCGTTCATCCCTAAGTATCTTCACAAATTCTTTCTAAAGGACAACTCTGCAGTGATCCAAGAGTATTTGGGCAAATTTTCTCAAACCATAGCCTTTCATGATCCACAGTTAGCCAATCATTTGAAATCCATCAATTTTGTCCCAGAGTTGTTTGCAATACCGTGGTTCCTGACAATGTTTTCAC ATGTATTTCCTCTACACAAAATCCTGCACTTATGGGACAAACTTCTACTGGGAGATTCTTCGTTTCCCTTATTGGTTGGTCTAGCAATACTTAGGCAACTGCGAGATTCGTTACTCACATCAGGATTTAATGAATGTATTTTACTATTCTCTGATCTTCCTGAAATCGATATCGAGCTATGTGTCAAGGACTCAATGGCCATGTATTACAAAACGCCAGCCAGCATTACTTACAGGAGTCATCAACTCGATCAATCAAAG GCAACAAACTGGATTGACCCTGAACCAGGGACTGAAAAAATGCCAAGAATTAGCATTAAGGACTTTATGAATCTCTTGCAAAACAGTAAACAAAATGTGATTGTCGTTGATCTACGGAATAACATACA ATTTGAAAGGGGCGCAGTTTTGGGTAGCATCAATATTCCATTTACAAGTGTTCAACTTTCTCACACAGACATAATGTCGCTTGGTCCACATGCCGAACCGCTAGCAAATAACAGAGACAGCATTGTCGTAATTATTGGTCAACACGATCAAAACAATGCATTG TTTACAGAATTTCTGATAAGCTGTCGTGTTCTAAGAGTGT
- the LOC107221118 gene encoding succinate dehydrogenase assembly factor 2, mitochondrial isoform X2, protein MSAITKAGRLFNARSFILTRNISRSSVNDNDDLNIVHPEAREPHIPPYVERQGEDITLKRARLIYQSRKRGMLENGLLLSTFAKKYLDNFNESQMVLYDRLINLPSNDWDIFHWAAEVKPTPSEFDNEVMDLLKEHVKNKDRVSRLMQPEL, encoded by the exons ATGAGTGCTATAACGAAGGCCGGTAGGCTGTTTAAT GCTAGATCTTTCATTTTGACGAGGAATATTTCTCGTAGCTCCGTTAACGATAACGATGATCTCAATATTGTTCATCCCGAGGCACGTGAGCCACACATTCCTCCTTATGTGGAACGGCAAGGTGAAGACATAACCTTAAAACGAGCTAG GCTCATCTACCAATCTCGCAAACGAGGTATGTTGGAAAACGGTCTCCTTCTTAGTACTTTTGCCAAAAAGTACCTCGACAACTTTAATGAATCCCAAATGGTGCTGTACGATAGATTGATCAACCTGCCGTCAAATGACTGGGATATATTTCACTGGGCTGCAGAAGTTAAGCCGACTCCGTCTGAGTTTGACAATGAAGTTATGGATTTGCTCAAAGAGCATGTTAAAAATAAGGATAGAGTCAGCAGATTGATGCAACCAGAATTGTAA
- the LOC107221115 gene encoding serine/threonine-protein kinase PAK 3 — MSLSITRLFTKKKNSNVEVVSEIGLPTNVTQNIHVTKNVETGQLEGLPDRWIQELDKQITKVEQSEHPAAALQAIKFYNYSIKKKPLEEVFKPFVTEKLIAEESQEIDKILSKKQYQSGDSDGSTSISSNDSQQRLPDLPPKLNKHPKPTPRTKVEHSEKTLTEILEDLNTYQINEEDETRLPDDIRHPEDESPILRRKTEGSVGKMTEDEVFEELRKICNPEDPHRRFERSKEVGAGASGTVFIATDTKTGQRVAIKDIDLTKQPKKELILTEIQVLKGFHHPNLVNFLDAYLVDENLWVIMELLDGGPLTDVVTETIMKEAQIAAVCREVLKAVSFLHAKGIIHRDIKSDNILLGMNGLVKVTDFGFCANIVGDEKRQTMVGTPYWMAPEVVTRKQYGKKVDIWSLGIMAIEMIEGEPPYLKETPLRALYLIAAIGKPSIPRWDTLTPHFQNFLERCLAVEVDDRATAEELLAHPFLDNCADLSTLTPLIRAAQKILRKVF, encoded by the coding sequence ATGAGCCTGAGTATAACAAGGCTATttacgaagaagaagaacagcAACGTCGAGGTAGTTTCGGAGATAGGTCTGCCGACAAACGTCACGCAGAATATCCACGTtacgaaaaatgtcgaaactGGTCAACTCGAGGGTCTGCCCGACCGGTGGATCCAAGAATTGGACAAGCAGATAACCAAGGTCGAGCAGAGTGAGCACCCAGCAGCAGCCTTGCAGGCGATTAAGTTCTACAATTattcaataaagaaaaaaccgcTCGAGGAAGTTTTCAAACCATTTGTCACAGAGAAATTGATCGCCGAAGAATCGCAAGAGATCGATAAAATCTTATCGAAAAAACAGTATCAATCTGGTGATTCCGACGGCAGCACCTCCATCAGCTCAAATGACAGCCAGCAGAGATTACCAGACCTGCCTCCGAAGCTCAACAAACACCCCAAACCCACCCCACGAACAAAGGTGGAACATTCTGAAAAAACGTTGACAGAGATATTAGAGGATTTAAATACTTACCAAATTAACGAAGAAGATGAAACTCGACTGCCAGATGATATCCGTCACCCGGAAGACGAGAGTCCCATACTACGAAGAAAGACTGAGGGTTCGGTGGGGAAAATGACAGAGGACGAGGTTTTCGAGGAGCTGAGAAAAATCTGCAATCCCGAAGATCCGCATCGCAGGTTTGAGAGAAGCAAGGAAGTAGGAGCTGGTGCGTCGGGCACTGTTTTCATAGCCACCGATACAAAGACTGGTCAAAGAGTGGCCATCAAAGACATTGATTTGACCAAACAGCCTAAGAAGGAGCTAATTCTGACAGAGATTCAAGTCTTGAAAGGATTCCATCATCCAAATCTGGTCAATTTTCTTGACGCTTATCTGGTAGACGAAAATCTATGGGTGATAATGGAACTGCTGGATGGAGGGCCGTTAACGGATGTCGTCACTGAAACTATTATGAAGGAGGCCCAGATAGCGGCAGTCTGCCGCGAGGTTCTCAAAGCCGTTAGCTTTCTACATGCAAAAGGAATCATTCACAGAGACATTAAATCCGACAACATTCTACTTGGAATGAATGGGTTGGTAAAGGTGACAGACTTTGGATTTTGCGCAAACATTGTTGGTGACGAAAAGAGGCAAACAATGGTTGGGACCCCATATTGGATGGCTCCAGAGGTTGTTACACGGAAACAGTACGGTAAAAAAGTAGATATTTGGTCCCTTGGTATAATGGCGATTGAAATGATCGAAGGAGAGCCTCCGTACTTGAAGGAAACTCCGCTCCGAGCTTTGTACTTGATCGCTGCTATAGGGAAACCATCCATCCCGAGGTGGGATACGCTAACtcctcattttcaaaatttccttgAGAGATGCCTGGCTGTCGAGGTCGATGATCGAGCAACAGCTGAGGAGCTGCTCGCTCATCCTTTCTTAGATAACTGTGCGGATTTATCTACGCTAACACCGCTAATTCGTGCAGcccaaaaaattttgcgaaaagtattttaa
- the LOC107221114 gene encoding LOW QUALITY PROTEIN: dihydrolipoyllysine-residue acetyltransferase component of pyruvate dehydrogenase complex (The sequence of the model RefSeq protein was modified relative to this genomic sequence to represent the inferred CDS: deleted 2 bases in 1 codon) produces the protein MAQVLRGRVGVFTTKYFQTIIPKVELPIKYHRSCFHTSWVFDVKGRELLMPSLSPTMEQGTLIKWLKKEGDDIDPGDAVADIQTDKAVMTMEMDDEAILAKIIVAEGTKDVKVGTLIALTVDKGEDWKAVEVPGGSTAGTPSVFSTNSDPPAPSAPAASASQPIPDGQHDLTMPALSPTMTTGVLVKWLKKEGDNIEPGDAIADIQTDKAVMTFELEDELVLAKIIVPEGSQVEVGQLIALTMDKGSDWTKAVIPATTPVANAAKPAPSTPSQPLKPAPTSRSTLPPPSGQVYGLAVKRLLEEYDLSSGSIKGTGRPNRLLKSDVLAHIQAHGLQKVAPKIAIQVQSEIPVKDHLDWGKIPSTYKDVPVSNIRAVIAKRLAESKRNIPHSYEFMDIKVDKLNEIREKLKAENVKVSVNDFITKAVAHALLECPAVNTLYQNGQIVQMQKVDISFAVSIPTGLITPIIFDVPSKGLIDISASIKELAGRARDGKLQPHEFQGGTFTISNLGMFGIKEFSAIINPPQTAILAVGTGRQELDSNFNTVTRMTTTLSYDRRAIDDDQAADFLAVLRAMLEDPTFLAVGRAQAYRHKRV, from the exons ATGGCGCAAGTTCTTAGGGGTAGGGTCGGTGTGTTTACGACaaagtattttcaaacaatcatACCGAAAGTTGAACTCCCCATAAAATATCATCGATCATGTTTTCACACCAGCTGGGTTTTCGATG taaaaGGACGAGAACTCCTAATGCCGTCCTTGTCACCAACCATGGAACAAGGTACATTGATCAAATGGTTGAAAAAGGAGGGAGATGACATCGATCCTGGCGATGCTGTCGCCGATATTCAAACCGATAAGGCAGTGATGACGATGGAAATGGACGACGAAGCCATTCTAGCAAAAATAATC GTCGCAGAAGGAACCAAAGATGTCAAAGTTGGCACATTGATCGCTTTGACGGTAGATAAGGGTGAGGATTGGAAGGCAGTGGAAGTGCCAGGAGGATCTACTGCTGGAACACCGTCGGTTTTCTCTACGAATTCAGATCCTCCTGCTCCATCTGCACCAGCTGCATCTGCATCACAGCCAATACCAGATGGACA ACATGACTTGACGATGCCAGCTTTATCTCCAACAATGACAACAGGAGTATTGGTAAAGTGGCTAAAAAAAGAAGGTGACAATATTGAGCCAGGCGATGCTATCGCGGATATACAGACTGACAAAGCTGTCATGACTTTTGAACTCGAAGATGAGTTAGTATTGGCTaaaataatt GTACCTGAAGGATCTCAAGTTGAAGTCGGCCAACTTATTGCTTTGACCATGGATAAGGGTTCTGATTGGACAAAGGCCGTTATTCCTGCCACTACTCCGGTCGCCAATGCTGCAAAACCTGCTCCTTCTACACCATCTCAACCACTCAAACCAGCGCCAACTTCGCGTAGTACACTTCCACCACCAAGCGGCCA GGTCTATGGCTTGGCTGTCAAAAGGTTACTGGAAGAGTATGATTTAAGTTCTGGTTCAATAAAAGGAACTGGACGACCTAATCGCCTTTTGAAAAGTGATGTTCTTGCTCACATTCAAGCCCATGGTCTGCAAAAAGTAGCCCCAAAAATCG CAATCCAAGTGCAATCGGAAATACCAGTGAAAGACCATCTGGATTGGGGCAAA ATCCCATCCACTTACAAGGATGTTCCTGTCAGCAATATTAGGGCAGTCATTGCAAAAAGACTTGCAGAATCTAAA agAAACATCCCACATTCTTACGAATTCATGGATATTAAAGTAGACAAACTGAACGAAATTCGGGAAAAGTTGAAGGCGGAAAACGTCAAGGTATCCGTGAACGATTTCATCACTAAAGCTGTTGCTCACGCACTCCTGGAATGTCCAGCTGTTAATACGTTATATCAGAATGGACAG ATTGTTCAAATGCAAAAGGTGGATATTTCGTTCGCAGTTTCTATTCCAACTGGCCTTATAACGCCAATTATATTTGACGTTCCATCAAAAGGTTTGATAGATATTTCTGCCAGTATTAAAGAGCTTGCTGGTCGAGCTCGTGACGGAAAACTTCAGCCACATGAATTTCAAGGTGGAACGTTTAC AATATCCAACCTTGGTATGTTTGGCATTAAAGAATTTTCCGCCATTATAAATCCCCCACAAACAGCTATTTTAGCTGTGGGAACTGGAAGACAGGAATTAG ATTCTAATTTTAATACCGTCACACGAATGACAACAACACTATCATATGATAGGCGAGCAATCGACGATGATCAGGCAGCTGACTTTCTAGCTGTTTTAAGAGCCATGCTTGAAGATCCAACTTTCTTGGCTGTCGGACGGGCTCAAGCATATAGGCATAAACGTGTATGA
- the LOC107221113 gene encoding TBC domain-containing protein kinase-like protein isoform X2: MCPALLEDDERCLGGTTFFARSHPVELCGSNGLPLTPNSITIYGRSQFLKTIEHSNLSTYLDIIRSKHERIVVVAEYSGEPLSNRNNLSLETVKKILYQCLLGLCHINKLGLVHRHLSPDNILITKDENVKLYNYGLYYMTDSGRNVSFPIGLVVLLGQIFGRRDMAGLLDLRVVKVPLDTLRQRLCHIPFTANYPRLMNGTHIQAQDNLTRAASQLPLIIRERDTEYQFYRIVLYERLLQGYPITRDAIIREAHKDIPPLVRGRVWAALLNVSGDIERRYQMIDKETPTHTDRQIEVDIPRCHQYSELLSSGAGHQRLQRLLKAWVRDNPNYVYWQGLDSLTAPFLFLNFDNEARAFACISAFIPKYLHKFFLKDNSAVIQEYLGKFSQTIAFHDPQLANHLKSINFVPELFAIPWFLTMFSHVFPLHKILHLWDKLLLGDSSFPLLVGLAILRQLRDSLLTSGFNECILLFSDLPEIDIELCVKDSMAMYYKTPASITYRSHQLDQSKATNWIDPEPGTEKMPRISIKDFMNLLQNSKQNVIVVDLRNNIQFERGAVLGSINIPFTSVQLSHTDIMSLGPHAEPLANNRDSIVVIIGQHDQNNALFTEFLISCRVLRVCSLEGGIYALRSTAPHILVPPR, encoded by the exons ATGTGTCCAGCTTTGCTGGAAGATGATGAGCGTTGTCTAGGTGGAACGACTTTCTTTGCTAGAAGTCATCCAGTCGAGTTGTGTGGCAGCAACGGACTGCCGCTGACTCCAAATTCTATAACAATCTATGGCAGGTCTCAATTCTTAAAGACGATAGAGCATTCAAACCTGTCGACTTATCTGGATATAATTAGGAGTAAACATG AAAGGATTGTCGTTGTGGCTGAGTATAGCGGAGAGCCTTTAAGCAACAGGAATAATTTATCTCTGGAAACTGTGAAGAAGATTTTGTACCAATGCCTCCTCGGTCTATGCCACATAAATAAATTGGGCTTGGTACATAGGCACCTGAGCCcagacaatattttaattaccaAAGATGAAAATGTCAAGCTGTATAATTATGGACTTTATTACATGACGGATAGTGGCAGAAACGTTTCTTTCCCAATTgg CTTAGTGGTACTGCTGGGCCAAATATTTGGTCGCAGAGACATGGCTGGACTGCTTGACTTGAGAGTGGTTAAAGTACCTTTGGATACATTACGGCAGCGATTATGTCACATTCCATTTACAGCCAATTACCCTCGATTGATGAACGG gaCACACATCCAAGCACAGGACAATTTGACGCGTGCTGCGTCACAATTACCATTAATAATTAGAGAAAGAGACAcagaatatcaattttatagAATTGTACTCTATGAAAGATTACTGCAG GGTTATCCAATCACTAGAGATGCCATCATTAGAGAGGCTCACAAGGACATTCCACCACTGGTGCGAGGCCGAGTTTGGGCAGCACTGCTGAATGTAAGTGGGGACATAGAACGCCGATACCAAATGATTGACAAAGAAACGCCAACGCATACAGATCGACAG ATTGAAGTTGACATTCCACGATGTCATCAATACAGTGAATTATTATCCTCGGGAGCAGGCCATCAGAGACTGCAGAGATTACTAAAGGCCTGGGTTAGAGATAATCCTAACTACGTATACTGGCAGGGCCTAGATTCACTAACAGCACCATTCTTGTTCCTCAACTTTGATAATGAAG CTCGAGCATTTGCTTGCATATCAGCGTTCATCCCTAAGTATCTTCACAAATTCTTTCTAAAGGACAACTCTGCAGTGATCCAAGAGTATTTGGGCAAATTTTCTCAAACCATAGCCTTTCATGATCCACAGTTAGCCAATCATTTGAAATCCATCAATTTTGTCCCAGAGTTGTTTGCAATACCGTGGTTCCTGACAATGTTTTCAC ATGTATTTCCTCTACACAAAATCCTGCACTTATGGGACAAACTTCTACTGGGAGATTCTTCGTTTCCCTTATTGGTTGGTCTAGCAATACTTAGGCAACTGCGAGATTCGTTACTCACATCAGGATTTAATGAATGTATTTTACTATTCTCTGATCTTCCTGAAATCGATATCGAGCTATGTGTCAAGGACTCAATGGCCATGTATTACAAAACGCCAGCCAGCATTACTTACAGGAGTCATCAACTCGATCAATCAAAG GCAACAAACTGGATTGACCCTGAACCAGGGACTGAAAAAATGCCAAGAATTAGCATTAAGGACTTTATGAATCTCTTGCAAAACAGTAAACAAAATGTGATTGTCGTTGATCTACGGAATAACATACA ATTTGAAAGGGGCGCAGTTTTGGGTAGCATCAATATTCCATTTACAAGTGTTCAACTTTCTCACACAGACATAATGTCGCTTGGTCCACATGCCGAACCGCTAGCAAATAACAGAGACAGCATTGTCGTAATTATTGGTCAACACGATCAAAACAATGCATTG TTTACAGAATTTCTGATAAGCTGTCGTGTTCTAAGAGTGT
- the LOC107221118 gene encoding succinate dehydrogenase assembly factor 2, mitochondrial isoform X1, giving the protein MSAITKAGRLFNARSFILTRNISRSSVNDNDDLNIVHPEAREPHIPPYVERQGEDITLKRARLIYQSRKRGMLENGLLLSTFAKKYLDNFNESQMVLYDRLINLPSNDWDIFHWAAEVKPTPSEFDNEVMDLLKEHVKNKDRVSRLMQPELIKSEKQL; this is encoded by the exons ATGAGTGCTATAACGAAGGCCGGTAGGCTGTTTAAT GCTAGATCTTTCATTTTGACGAGGAATATTTCTCGTAGCTCCGTTAACGATAACGATGATCTCAATATTGTTCATCCCGAGGCACGTGAGCCACACATTCCTCCTTATGTGGAACGGCAAGGTGAAGACATAACCTTAAAACGAGCTAG GCTCATCTACCAATCTCGCAAACGAGGTATGTTGGAAAACGGTCTCCTTCTTAGTACTTTTGCCAAAAAGTACCTCGACAACTTTAATGAATCCCAAATGGTGCTGTACGATAGATTGATCAACCTGCCGTCAAATGACTGGGATATATTTCACTGGGCTGCAGAAGTTAAGCCGACTCCGTCTGAGTTTGACAATGAAGTTATGGATTTGCTCAAAGAGCATGTTAAAAATAAGGATAGAGTCAGCAGATTGATGCAACCAGAATT GatcaaaagtgaaaaacagTTATAA